The DNA window taatagtgtttggacctagtggtacctgtgagctcccccctgttgactttggccctttggctttgcacgttaagcccatggtcaccaacctgggctttcgtattgactgtgattttaaattggaccgtcagattggcacagtggtgaaagccagctttttttatttacgtcagctggccaaggttaaaaaccttctttctaggcaacagttagagacagtaatccatgcctttactacatctcggctggattactgtaactctttatattttggaattagtcagtcctccctctcacgtctgcagctggtccaaaatgcagctgcccgacttttaactaacacaagaaaaagagagcacattactcctgttttagcctccctccactggctgcctgtgtcttttagagtccattttaagattatcttactcgtttttaaatccttacgtggtcttgccccaccttacctctctgagctgctccatctgtatgcccccacccggtccctcaggtcagctgatcagctgatcctggaggtacccaaaacaaagcgcaagctcagaggggacagagctttctctgttgcgggtcccaaactctggaacgatctccctctccatgtgagacaggccccttctttggctattttcaagacccttcttaaaacccatttttattcactggcttttaacccagcatgagactttgaactgtttttagcttttaactttttgaactgtttttaacttttaaactgtttttatctaacaaactgttcttagggtaatttatatttgctttttaattgtgtatttttatttctgttttaaatgttattttttagtctgtcctttgcctctatttctttgtggtgtacagccctttgtttttcaactgtgcttgtttttaaagggctttataaataaagttggtatggtatggtatggtacatataacaatttaataatttttttttctttttacatttttttttctccagtgaccgcacgtcactgagggctttataaataaagttggtatggtatggtattaaaATAACATTTCAATGACAAACATACACTGGGCAATAGGCTTATTGTAAGAAGTTTCTGTTTTTGCTAACTTTACAGTCCGTAAGAAATGGGGTGTTTGGTGTTTGCAGTCACAGAGGACCTCATTCGTCGGCGGGCGGAACACAACGAGTGCCAAATCTCATCCCTGGAGGAGGTCTCTCTGCACCAGCAGGACATCGAGAAGATCGAGCACATCGACAAGTGGTGCAGAGACCTCAAGATCCTCTACCTGCAGAACAACCTTATTCCAAGGATCGGTGAGATACTTGATGGCCTCCTTAACCGTGTGTCAGTCTCAAAACTGTTCTCCCGTTCTTTCATCCTAGAGAACCTGGGTCGCTTGAAGAAGCTGGAGTACTTGAATCTGGCCTTGAACAACATTGAAGTCATTGAAAACCTTGAAGGTCTGTTTGGGAGTGACAGCAAAGACCTTTTACCTTCTTCAtatgtcttgtgtgtgtgtgtgtgtgtgtgtgtgtgtgtgtgtgtgtgtgtgtgtgtgtgtaggctgtGAGAGCCTTTGCAAGTTGGACCTGACGGTGAACTTCGTAGCTCGTCTGAGCAGCGTGCAGACGATGAAAGACAACGTCCACCTGCGGGAGCTCTTCCTTGTGGGGAACCCATGCACGCAGTTTGAAGGCTACAGAGACTTTGTGCTTGCTTCACTACCACAGCTGAAGGTATGTACTTTCTGTCCTCATCCGACGGACACGACCAACATGGATGTCTCATGTTGGACGTATACTTGTGGCTCGTCTCTGCTCAGTCGCTAGACGGGACAAATGTCACAAGGTCGGAGAGGATCAGAGCCTCTCAGGggctggaggaggtgaggaggcgtGTCCTGGAACAAGAGGAGGAATACCTGAAGAGGAGAGCCATAGAGAAGGAGGAAGAGCACAGGAAGGGaacaggggacaagacaggaagcCAGGAGACTGAAGGAGACATTGGCAGGTAGAGTCATGTGGCGACTATTATGGGTAtttttcacatttgaattgatacGGTACCAATGCCCGCAATATTTGTATGTTAGTAAGTGTTTAATAACATCCTATTCTAATTCTAATGTACCATTTATAAATGAGTTGATAATGATGTATGTGCTGCCCAGATTGTACATCTTGTCTTTTTATTATTACACTTTGCAAGTATTATTTgcagtattatatagtagactttgcacgtAGTTGCAGTCCCTaaacacaagatggcagtagtccATAAGCTTTGGTTTGTTGCTCAGCTAGGCAGTagcctttgccattaagctgaatgtgCCAATTTTGGCttgtgttgcgccctacaaagtgtttataccaggggtgtcaaactcattttagatcgggggccacatggagaaaaatctgctcccaagtgggccggactggtaaaatcacgacacgataacttaaaaataaagacacttcagattgttttctttgtttaaaaatagaacaagctcattctgaaaatgtacaaatcataatgttgttgggattTTTTCCACTTGCATGTTGcggtaatagtattctacctttatttgtcgttgttTATACCTTCTGAATaatttatgtgataatgttcatcagtcaactcattggtgttaattttcaatctatcaagataaaaaaataaataatacaatttaattacaggatgttatttataaagttggctcattttcctcgactggtgcactaacattatgtggtttatttgtttttacatatgtagcataatctacaaagatacaaagaattgctattgtgacatctagtggacacatttagaatagcagtttctttcatgcaaaaatgttgactcatttttatacttagcaaactcatcccacgggccggatcaggcGAACAggttgagtttgctaagtataaaaatgagccaaaatttgaCAATCctggtttatactgtaagtattgtacttatttcacTCCAGCTGATTGATTGTAATGTGTATCTtttttgtagttttcattaaatttggaggtgttgaaatcgccagtaAAATTGTcattgctaatcagtagcatgtatatggcaaatccaatataaattagcatcaagcaagcgcattttggaaaagtggaaccTTATTttacgttcaagtgtttaccatcaggcatacatgctttgttggtattGAACATTTCACCATTACCTAaaggcagtttggctgagtctgctcttagtgctgcttgagtgattgtttcctcgccaagtgtttgagctagCGTTTAGACTAAAACTGGACGTGACATCACAAGCAACAAAGGTATGGGAATATAAAATCGTTTAAGTTTATGTGCATCAATACCCGGTAGTACAGGCATAATTTGGTCGGTGCCTATGAAAGTACCAAATTTGGTTCCCCTTTTCTAAAGTCTTGAATGTCAGAGAAGAAGTGACGTTGTCCTCACAGCCCCGCCTTGGAGGACAAGCAGGAGTTGAAGGAGACGACTGAGTCAGATGAGGAGCGACGGGAGAAGGAATTCTGGAACACTCCTTGTCCTTTCACCCCGGAATCCCGTCTGGAGGCTCACCGCCATCTGGAGGAAAATAAGCGGGCAAAAGATAGGTAAGTCCCAGGGGGTTGGGGGGTTTATTGTCAAATATCACATGGCATTCACTGGATGCACTTTGTACCTTTCACCACTGGGGGTCACTACAACACCAATCAACATCCTGCGTGACGGCTTACTTCTTAGAACACGACAAAACATTCTAAAACGATTGATGGGACAGATCCATCTTATCTTCTTACCCACCTTTATCTTGAAACCACTCACATGTAACATGACCACCATTGGCTGCTTCTTCCAGTAATGTGGTCCAGACTGGTCCGGGGGGGTCCAATGTGTGTTGGGAGGGGTTTTGTCTCAGTACAATTTGAAGGCCTGACAGTTGATGGGCAGTGACTCATGGCGCTGCTTGCCACGGCCTCGACCGCCACATGGCCCTTCACCTTCGCCTCAGTGTGGACTCGATGGATGTTTCCTGCCAATGCTTTGAGGGGAAACATCAGCTGGAACAGTTAAATGGCGGAACATATAATATGATCCTCttggaatgtgtgtgtgactgaCCTATGACTGTGTCTTATGGGGTCTGAGGGATGAAAGACCAAATCTCCTCAGGAATATCAAAagaatagacacacacacacacgcgcacacgcactcacactcacacacatacaaaacaacaacaaagatgatgatgttgtgtgtctgcagaagcaaaGAAAAGAAAGCAAAGCCCCCAAGGACTCTGATAACTGCTGATGGACGAGTCTTGAATGTCAATGAGCCAAAGTATgaatgtgcacacacacaaacacacgcacacacatgcatgcagaaCCATGATCTTTGATCGAGGCTGATGCCAATGTTGGTAGGGGCACATTCTTGACTTTCCAGGCTGGGCTTTTCTCTGACTGAAGACGATGACAACAACAGGATCCTCCTAGATCTGTCAGTgtacaggtacacacacacacacacacacacgcacatgcacacaaccacacacgcacacaagcaTTCGAGTGAAGTGACAAATGTTATTAAAGCTAGTAAAAGTGTCTCATTGTGGCCTCCCACAGACACATGGACACCTCCTTGATGGATGTGGACGTGCAGCCAACGTACATCAGAGTCACCATCAAAGGAAAGGTACACCCtagtacagacctgggcaaattaaggcccgggggacgcatgcggcccgttaaacgtttcaatctggcccgccggacattcccaaatattttttttttagatcttttaaaatggaaactgtagctgccattatgatgtgcagtgatgttttcaaattaccgtaagtcttgaactacacaaagtattgtaatggttggaatctgcgcttttgcattactagttactatggtaatctaagtcacagcagctcagacgaggcaccaagcagtgtgggtggggagcgtttccacagagtgtttccagagcggccagcctgaaatgcgggtgtcagggacagacgcggaaggagatttttacaacaaagttctaaagcttagttatatagcagatatatcagattgtaggtgtttttttacccttcgcgttcatatttcgctgcttgttgcatttttgttgcgtattgcttgattgtaaaatatgtcgatcaatgtaaaatatgttgtcaatattcagtgttttatcgttcatagctaATACTGTAAATACCACAATCTTTATTTTCatctacattttgggtgtctcattaagtaaaaaaaaataaaattcaattCTGTTTTTTAAAACGGTCTGTCATaaggtttttagctttcaatcacacattattgtgaggttttgtattagtgttcctaaaaataggacccaagcacacattctgtacagcagattttcacagcttatatatatgtatatatatgttatgaatgtatgtatgtgtgtgtgtgtatatatatatatatatatatatatatatatatatatatatatatatatatatatatatatatatatatatatatatatatatatatatatatatatatatatatatatatatatatatatatttcaatcccggcctcgggatctctctgtgtggagtttgcatgttctccccatgactgcgtgggttccctccgggtactccggcttcctcccgcctccaaagacatgcacctggggataggttgattggcatcactaaattggccctagtgtgtgaatgtgagtgtgaatgttgtctgtctatctgtgttgggccctgcgatgaggtggcgacttgtccagggtgtaccctgccttccgcccgattgtagctgagataggcaccagcgccccccgcgaccccgaagggattaagcggtagaaaatggatatatatatatgggtcaattattttgactcggggggccaaatttagagacaaaaatgtgtctggggccggtatatatatatatatatatatatatatatatatgactcggggggccaaatttagagacaaaaatgtgtctggggccggtatgtatatatatatatatatatatatatatatatatatgtatatatatatatatatatatatatatatatatatatatgtatatgtatatgtatgtatatgtgtatacatatatagatagatagatataccggccccagacacatttttgtctctaaatttggccccccgagtcaaaataattgcccaggcctgccctggtatcatcatcatcatcatcataatcaacAACATTTTCTTCTTGTAATGCCGATAAAGTTACTCCAGCCACATCACTGTTGTCATAGAGATAAAGTAACTCcacatcaccaaaatgattttcGGGcagggcaccgctgctgcccactgctcccctcacctcccagggggtgaacaaggggatgggtcaaatgcagaggacaaatttcaccatacctagtgtgtgtgtgacaatcattggtactttaactttagctttaACTCCTGCAGCGTCACTGTCGTCATGGAGATATAGTTACATCAAAAGCATTACTGTCGTCATGGAGATAGTTAGCCTAGCAGTATCCTATGTTACAAACCAAGAGCaggcaggagcaggcatgctaagagCCAAGTATAGAAACAGTTAGTCTTAGACAGAAGAAATTAGTGCCTAGTATAGTGTAGTTTAAGAAGATGGAACcacgttacaacagaaagtaagcagctaatAACAGGAAATTAACTTGTAGATTAGTAAGAGTCTAATATGAACAACAACtgctggtgtgtcagcattgtcacagtcagtaagaGGAGGGCAGATCGATTCATAAACTGGAAGTGGTTACACCAAGGGTAATAcagtatatgatcaatactagaatgattagattgatatttttattttcttaaaataattgttataattgtttttgttaatgttttacgaATTCAGAGACTAAGTACCTGGAAACAGAAGGATTTTGAGGTCAAAATGAATACAATAAGTAATAATTAGGTGTTTTTACTTTAGTTTAGTTATTTTGTAATATTGaacttgttttgctcaaacaattgcatgtaataaaagagaataaggaactagtttaaatattgtgttgatattgttaaactgtcaatagcacttacCATAAATAAAGCTAacattttacagttaatacatgtgattggcaTTGGTATcgaccgatctcactcatggtgaTTAGTATCCAAATTGGCAGCATCCCTAGTCATGTAGATAAAGTTCGTCCAGCCGCATCGCTGTCATCATGGAGATAAAGCTACTCCAGTAGGATCAATGTTGTCATGGAGCTAAAGCTACCCCAATAGCATCACTGTCATCATGGAGATAAAGTTACTCCAGTAGCATCAATGTTGTCATGGAGATAAAGCTGCCCCGGTAGCATCACTGTCGTCATGGAGATAAAGCTACCCCAGTAGCATCACTGTGGTCATGGAGATAAATCTACTTCGGTAGCATCACTGTCGTCATGGAGAGAGAGCTACCCCAGTAGCATCACAGTCCTCATGGAGATAGAGCTACCCGGTAGCATCACTGTCGTCATGGAGATAAAGCTACCCCGGTAGCATCACTGTCGTCATGGAGATAAAGCTACCCCAGTAGGATCAATGTTGTCATGGAGCTAAAGCTACCCCAATAGCATCACTGTCATCATGGAGATAAAGTTACTCCAGCAGCATCAATGTCGTCATGGAGATAAAGCTACCCCGGTAGCATCACTGTTGTCATGGAGATAAAGCTACCCCAGTAGCATCACAGTCTTCATGGAGATAGAGCTACCCCAGTAGCATCACTGTCGTCATGGAGATAAAGCTACTCCATTAGCATCAATGTCGTCATGGAGATAAAGCTACCCCAGTAGCATCACAGTCCTCATGGAGATAGAGCTACCTGGTAGCATCACTGTCGTCATGGAGATAAAGCTACCCCGGTAGCATCACTGTCGTCATGGAGATAAAGCTACCCCAGTAGGATCAATGTTGTCATGGAGCTAATGCCACCCCAATAGCATCACTGTCGTCACGGAGATAAAGCTACTCCATTAGCATCAATGTCGCCATGGAGATTAAGCTACCCCAGTAGCATCACTGTCCTCATGGAGATAGAGCTACCCTAGTAGCATCACTCTAGTCATGGAGATAAAGCAGCATATCAATTGTCATGTGGACGATTGGTCACAGGTGAGGACACATCAGGGATTCACAAAAACGTCATGCTGCAGGTTTGGGTCCAGAAAAATAGAAAACCTGATGGCTGGTGCTAAGTCATCAAGTTGGTCGCTGAGTCAGCAGACCAGGCCACAGTGATGGAGGGGTCCCAGCTGAGGTCATCCTTTCATGACACGGCAGCGATCGGGCACCACACCTCCAACCCGCCCCCAGCGACCTTCCCGCCTGATTAAACAGCTCATAAATTCAGCTGCTCTCGTTCATCCCGAGCAAATTATAAAGTCCTTAGCTCGCCGGTGTCACGCCGCCGTGGGACAGACACATGCTTTATGGAGGGGGTCAGCACGGGGGAACGGGAGGGCTGATTTCAGCAGAGACGGACACAAATTTATGGAGGTTCCCCTTGAACCATTGGTCACTTCATCCTGCAGGTGGTCTCGCTCAGAGAAGTTCTGTcataaaaattgtttttcaaaaaaCGCTCAAAAATCGACTTCTTCTGCAGATATTCCAGTTGCTTCTGCCCTCTGAGGTCAAACCTGACAGCTCCACGGCTAAGAGGTCTCAAACTACGGGCCACCTGCTCATCAACATGCCAAAGGTGCGTACACACGCTCGTCACTCTGTGGGAGGGTGGGGATTTTTGCAGGGTTAAGATGTTGTTTGACAAGGTTTTGTTATCACTTGTGATTTTCTGAGTTCATCTTATATTAACATCGCTAGCTAACATGCGCTTCTTCTTTGGGACATGTAGGCTCAAGGCGAAATCAAGGCGCTAAAGGCCGCCGCACGTCCGTACAGAGACGACCACCGCCAGCGCAAATTGCCTGATGACAAAAAGAGGTAAAGCCATGCCGCCAACTCATCCTACACTGCTTGAAAtggtcttttttttaaacacaaacacacactgatgGTGCAAATAAACACACATGTTGAAAGTAAACAAACTGGTGATGGTGCAAGTAAACAAACTTTATGgtgaaaataaacacacacatcatGAAAGTAAGCAAACTGTGGATTGTGCAAGTAAACACATCAACAACAAATCAACACACTGATGGCGCAAATAAACACACACTTTGCAAGTAAACACACATTGATGATGCACATAACACACACCATGCAAGTaaacacacactgatggtgaaAATAAACACACCTTGCAAGTAAACACATGCTGATGGtgcaaataaacacacactgtGCAACACACACTGATGGTGCAATTGAACACACACCTTGCAAGGaaacacacactgatggtgaaAATATACACACTGTGCAAGTaaacacacactgatggtgaaaataaacacacactgtTAAAGGGAACACACTGATGTTGCAAATAAACACGCCCTGCAAGTAAACACCCACTGATGGTGAAAATAAACACACAACTTGGATGTAAATATACACTGATGCTGCAAGTAAACACACACTTTGCAAGTAAACACACATTGATGATGCACATAACACACACCATGCAAGTAGACACACACTGATGGTGAAAATAAACACACCTTGCAAGTAAACACATGCTGATGGtgcaaataaacacacactgtGCAACACACACTGATGGTGCAATTGAACACACACCTTGCAAGGaaacacacactgatggtgaaAATATACACACGGTGCAAGTaaacacacactgatggtgaaAATAAACACACTGTTCAAGTGaacacacactgatggtgaaAATAAACACACAACTTGCAAGTAAACACACAATGATAGTgaaaatatacacacattttgGATGTAAAGATACACTGATGCTGCAAATAAACACACCCTTTGCAAGTAAACACACATTGAtgatgcacatacacacacacctttcAAGTAAACACACACTGATGGTAAAAATAAACACACCTTGCAAGTAAACACATGCTGATGGTGCAAATAAACACCGACTGTGCAACACACACTGATGGTGCAATTGAACACACACCTTGCAAGGaaacacacactgatggtgaaAATATACACACGGTGCAAGTAAACACACACTGTTGgtgaaaataaacacacactgtTCAAGTGaacacacactgatggtgaaAATAAACACACAACTTGCAAGTAAACACACAATGATAGCGGAAATATACACACACTTTGGATGTAAAGATACACTGATGGTGAAAATAAACACACAACTTGCAAGTAAACACACAATGATAGTGAAAATCTACACACACTTTGGATGTAAATATACACTGATGCTGCAAATAAACACACACTTTGCAAGTAAACACACATTGAAGAtgaacataaacacacaccttgCAAGTAAACACACATTGAAGAtgaacataaacacacaccttgCAAGTAAACACACACTGATGGTAAAAATAAACACACCTTGCAAGTAAACACATGCTGATGGtgtaaataaacacacactgaTGGTGCAATTGAACACACACCTTGCAAGGaaacacacactgatggtgaaAATATACGCACCGTGCAAGTaaacacacactgatggtgaaaataaacacacactgtTTAAGTGAACACACACTGATGATGCAAATAAACACGCCCTGCAAGTAAACACCCACTGATGGTGAAAATAAACACACAACTTGGATGTAAATATACACTGATGCTGCAAATCAACACACACTTTGCAAGTAAACACACATTGATGATGCACCTACACACACCTTGCAAGTaaacacacactgatggtgaaaataaacacacactgtTTAATTGAACACACACTGATGATGCAAATCAACACGCCCTGCAAGTAAACACCCGCTGATGGTGAAAATAAACACACAACTTGCAAGTAAACACACAATGatagtgaaaatataaaacacaCTTTGGATGTAAATATACACTGATGCtgcaaataaacacacactgtgcaagtaaaaaaaaaaatagtgataggagcatacacacacacacacacacacacacacacacacacacacacacacacacacacacacacacacacacacacacacacacacacacacacacacacacacacacacacacacacacagaagatgCAACTCAGCAGCATCACATGCCATCAACATGGTGGTGATGGGGTTGCACATGTTGACATTACATATTAGTTACATCACCTGATAGTGATGATGAGGCTTTGCCCCCTCTCCATGGCCCTGCCTTCATAAGCGTTTTACAAGCAGGACGGCTTCTCGTCCTTCAGCCGCGTTGCCTCCAGGGTTCATATGAAACATTTGATCAAAAATCTGCGCTGGTCGAGGTGACGGCTGACTTATTTATAACAACCTCTGACCACTGCCTTATTCATATTCATGCCCGTACTGACCTTTCCACACAGGTCAAgagcttgttttttatttttcaccaaCAAGAACCAGCGAGTCATCACTGGATTGGG is part of the Nerophis lumbriciformis linkage group LG19, RoL_Nlum_v2.1, whole genome shotgun sequence genome and encodes:
- the dnaaf11 gene encoding dynein axonemal assembly factor 11 isoform X2 produces the protein MVYITEDLIRRRAEHNECQISSLEEVSLHQQDIEKIEHIDKWCRDLKILYLQNNLIPRIENLGRLKKLEYLNLALNNIEVIENLEGCESLCKLDLTVNFVARLSSVQTMKDNVHLRELFLVGNPCTQFEGYRDFVLASLPQLKSLDGTNVTRSERIRASQGLEEVRRRVLEQEEEYLKRRAIEKEEEHRKGTGDKTGSQETEGDIGSPALEDKQELKETTESDEERREKEFWNTPCPFTPESRLEAHRHLEENKRAKDRSKEKKAKPPRTLITADGRVLNVNEPKLGFSLTEDDDNNRILLDLSVYRHMDTSLMDVDVQPTYIRVTIKGKIFQLLLPSEVKPDSSTAKRSQTTGHLLINMPKAQGEIKALKAAARPYRDDHRQRKLPDDKKREKNVPERLEVDASKVLDLANIVPRHNATEGPLEATPWKQIPVPSEDFVDDFDVPPLI
- the dnaaf11 gene encoding dynein axonemal assembly factor 11 isoform X1, with the protein product MGCLVFAVTEDLIRRRAEHNECQISSLEEVSLHQQDIEKIEHIDKWCRDLKILYLQNNLIPRIENLGRLKKLEYLNLALNNIEVIENLEGCESLCKLDLTVNFVARLSSVQTMKDNVHLRELFLVGNPCTQFEGYRDFVLASLPQLKSLDGTNVTRSERIRASQGLEEVRRRVLEQEEEYLKRRAIEKEEEHRKGTGDKTGSQETEGDIGSPALEDKQELKETTESDEERREKEFWNTPCPFTPESRLEAHRHLEENKRAKDRSKEKKAKPPRTLITADGRVLNVNEPKLGFSLTEDDDNNRILLDLSVYRHMDTSLMDVDVQPTYIRVTIKGKIFQLLLPSEVKPDSSTAKRSQTTGHLLINMPKAQGEIKALKAAARPYRDDHRQRKLPDDKKREKNVPERLEVDASKVLDLANIVPRHNATEGPLEATPWKQIPVPSEDFVDDFDVPPLI
- the dnaaf11 gene encoding dynein axonemal assembly factor 11 isoform X3 → MGCLVFAVTEDLIRRRAEHNECQISSLEEVSLHQQDIEKIEHIDKWCRDLKILYLQNNLIPRIENLGRLKKLEYLNLALNNIEVIENLEGCESLCKLDLTVNFVARLSSVQTMKDNVHLRELFLVGNPCTQFEGYRDFVLASLPQLKSLDGTNVTRSERIRASQGLEEVRRRVLEQEEEYLKRRAIEKEEEHRKGTGDKTGSQETEGDIGSPALEDKQELKETTESDEERREKEFWNTPCPFTPESRLEAHRHLEENKRAKDRSKEKKAKPPRTLITADGRVLNVNEPKLGFSLTEDDDNNRILLDLSVYRHMDTSLMDVDVQPTYIRVTIKGKIFQLLLPSEVKPDSSTAKRSQTTGHLLINMPKAQGEIKALKAAARPYRDDHRQRKLPDDKKRRQRCHS